Proteins encoded in a region of the Zea mays cultivar B73 chromosome 2, Zm-B73-REFERENCE-NAM-5.0, whole genome shotgun sequence genome:
- the LOC100191495 gene encoding uncharacterized protein LOC100191495 yields the protein MEYERIHQKAQPGALSPTKLRMKILGAHNRVRVITSNSSSRTSPAKTIEASQAQNRLLVCDVLEEDSADSTKHPSATNKTEAVEKVQKDPAVDISQVQNASTSSAAKPATGSSSMIQIHPLRPAEEDSTTECDSGLDNASTSSFEFHGVEKAAATQNPAAGYLSRQTSISSKWNDAEKWIVSRQNVSQKNNVAKGALQNQTVNQMSSAAARGAVVPKISARPVQKMKRVNPALSAPRSILERLSFASYQPKLVRHADVCPVSNAGANSEHHKATDTGSSIEVKPCNDTNDIPTVQSSVSVRDVGTEMTPIPSQEPSRTGTPLGSRTPTRSPNCSVPSTPVGGRSIASPPGEDCTDDGPFFHRKCGVHANELSDTETRLKTRQEIAALGIQLGKMNIATWASKEELELVSAAPSIADLERIRKEYAARAASYEEAENTKHTARFKKEEVKIEAWEGRQRAKIEYEMRRIEEFAERMRSEAMEKMAEKLEMTRRIAEEKRASANAKMNQQAAIAVQKAEKIRQTGRVPGSSILRCGGCFCGP from the exons CCTGGTGCTCTTTCTCCAACAAAGCTGAGGATGAAGATCCTGGGAGCCCACAATCGAGTTAGAGTCATCACCAGCAACTCGTCATCGCGGACGTCGCCTGCGAAAACCATCGAGGCTTCACAGGCGCAGAACAGGCTACTAGTTTGTGATGTTCTTGAAGAAG ACAGCGCAGATAGCACAAAACACCCGTCGGCAACTAACAAAACCGAAGCCGTAGAAAAGGTTCAAAAGGATCCAGCAGTGGACATCAGTCAAGTGCAGAACGCTTCCACCAGTTCGGCTGCTAAGCCAGCGACAGGCAGCTCGAGTATGATACAGATACACCCACTGAGACCCGCGGAAGAAGACAGCACTACCGAATGCGACAGTGGTCTCGACAACGCCAGCACTAGCAGCTTCGAGTTCCACGGAGTGGAGAAGGCGGCGGCGACGCAGAATCCAGCAGCCGGGTACTTGTCCAGGCAGACTTCCATTTCCTCCAAGTGGAATGACGCAGAGAAATGGATCGTGAGCCGCCAGAATGTCAGTCAGAAGAACAACGTCGCCAAGGGCGCGTTGCAGAACCAGACAGTAAACCAGATGAGCTCCGCCGCAGCCAGGGGCGCCGTTGTGCCCAAAATCTCTGCTCGTCCCGTGCAGAAAATGAAGAGAGTGAATCCAGCTTTGTCTGCTCCGCGCAGCATACTGGAGAGGTTGTCCTTCGCTTCGTATCAGCCTAAGTTGGTTAGGCATGCAGATGTCTGTCCAGTTAGTAACGCTGGTGCTAACTCAGAGCATCACAAGGCAACTGATACTGGTTCATCGATTGAAGTGAAGCCCTGCAACGATACGAATG ATATTCCAACAGTCCAGTCGTCGGTGTCCGTGAGAGATGTGGGCACAGAGATGACTCCAATACCTAGCCAGGAACCTTCAAGAACTGGAACTCCACTAGGGTCAAGGACACCAACTCGAAGCCCTAACTGTTCAGTACCGTCAACACCTGTAGGGGGGAGGTCAATAGCATCTCCTCCTGGAGAAGACTGCACAGACGATGGCCCATTTTTCCACAGGAAATGCGGCGTACATGCAAATGAATTGTCAGATACTGAGACGAGGCTTAAAACAAGGCAAGAAATCGCTGCGCTTGGCATACAGCTAGGAAAGATGAACATTGCTACGTGGGCCAGCAAAGAGGAGCTAGAGCTAGTCTCTGCGGCACCGAGCATCGCTGATTTGGAGCGCATCAGGAAGGAATATGCTGCTCGTGCTGCATCGTATGAGGAGGCAGAAAATACTAAACATACAGCAAG ATTCAAAAAAGAAGAGGTGAAGATTGAAGCTTGGGAGGGTCGTCAAAGAGCAAAAATTGAATATGAAATGAGAAGAATAGAG GAATTTGCTGAGAGAATGAGAAGTGAGGCCATGGAAAAGATGGCCGAAAAGCTAGAGATGACGCGCCGCATAGCCGAAGAGAAACGAGCTTCGGCCAACGCCAAAATGAACCAGCAAGCAGCTATAGCGGTTCAGAAGGCCGAGAAGATTCGCCAAACGGGACGAGTCCCAGGATCGAGTATCCTACGCTGCGGTGGCTGCTTCTGTGGACCGTAG
- the LOC100191495 gene encoding uncharacterized protein isoform X1, with protein sequence MLILQNLSSPGALSPTKLRMKILGAHNRVRVITSNSSSRTSPAKTIEASQAQNRLLVCDVLEEDSADSTKHPSATNKTEAVEKVQKDPAVDISQVQNASTSSAAKPATGSSSMIQIHPLRPAEEDSTTECDSGLDNASTSSFEFHGVEKAAATQNPAAGYLSRQTSISSKWNDAEKWIVSRQNVSQKNNVAKGALQNQTVNQMSSAAARGAVVPKISARPVQKMKRVNPALSAPRSILERLSFASYQPKLVRHADVCPVSNAGANSEHHKATDTGSSIEVKPCNDTNDIPTVQSSVSVRDVGTEMTPIPSQEPSRTGTPLGSRTPTRSPNCSVPSTPVGGRSIASPPGEDCTDDGPFFHRKCGVHANELSDTETRLKTRQEIAALGIQLGKMNIATWASKEELELVSAAPSIADLERIRKEYAARAASYEEAENTKHTARFKKEEVKIEAWEGRQRAKIEYEMRRIEEFAERMRSEAMEKMAEKLEMTRRIAEEKRASANAKMNQQAAIAVQKAEKIRQTGRVPGSSILRCGGCFCGP encoded by the exons ATGCTTATTCTGCAGAATTTATCGTCG CCTGGTGCTCTTTCTCCAACAAAGCTGAGGATGAAGATCCTGGGAGCCCACAATCGAGTTAGAGTCATCACCAGCAACTCGTCATCGCGGACGTCGCCTGCGAAAACCATCGAGGCTTCACAGGCGCAGAACAGGCTACTAGTTTGTGATGTTCTTGAAGAAG ACAGCGCAGATAGCACAAAACACCCGTCGGCAACTAACAAAACCGAAGCCGTAGAAAAGGTTCAAAAGGATCCAGCAGTGGACATCAGTCAAGTGCAGAACGCTTCCACCAGTTCGGCTGCTAAGCCAGCGACAGGCAGCTCGAGTATGATACAGATACACCCACTGAGACCCGCGGAAGAAGACAGCACTACCGAATGCGACAGTGGTCTCGACAACGCCAGCACTAGCAGCTTCGAGTTCCACGGAGTGGAGAAGGCGGCGGCGACGCAGAATCCAGCAGCCGGGTACTTGTCCAGGCAGACTTCCATTTCCTCCAAGTGGAATGACGCAGAGAAATGGATCGTGAGCCGCCAGAATGTCAGTCAGAAGAACAACGTCGCCAAGGGCGCGTTGCAGAACCAGACAGTAAACCAGATGAGCTCCGCCGCAGCCAGGGGCGCCGTTGTGCCCAAAATCTCTGCTCGTCCCGTGCAGAAAATGAAGAGAGTGAATCCAGCTTTGTCTGCTCCGCGCAGCATACTGGAGAGGTTGTCCTTCGCTTCGTATCAGCCTAAGTTGGTTAGGCATGCAGATGTCTGTCCAGTTAGTAACGCTGGTGCTAACTCAGAGCATCACAAGGCAACTGATACTGGTTCATCGATTGAAGTGAAGCCCTGCAACGATACGAATG ATATTCCAACAGTCCAGTCGTCGGTGTCCGTGAGAGATGTGGGCACAGAGATGACTCCAATACCTAGCCAGGAACCTTCAAGAACTGGAACTCCACTAGGGTCAAGGACACCAACTCGAAGCCCTAACTGTTCAGTACCGTCAACACCTGTAGGGGGGAGGTCAATAGCATCTCCTCCTGGAGAAGACTGCACAGACGATGGCCCATTTTTCCACAGGAAATGCGGCGTACATGCAAATGAATTGTCAGATACTGAGACGAGGCTTAAAACAAGGCAAGAAATCGCTGCGCTTGGCATACAGCTAGGAAAGATGAACATTGCTACGTGGGCCAGCAAAGAGGAGCTAGAGCTAGTCTCTGCGGCACCGAGCATCGCTGATTTGGAGCGCATCAGGAAGGAATATGCTGCTCGTGCTGCATCGTATGAGGAGGCAGAAAATACTAAACATACAGCAAG ATTCAAAAAAGAAGAGGTGAAGATTGAAGCTTGGGAGGGTCGTCAAAGAGCAAAAATTGAATATGAAATGAGAAGAATAGAG GAATTTGCTGAGAGAATGAGAAGTGAGGCCATGGAAAAGATGGCCGAAAAGCTAGAGATGACGCGCCGCATAGCCGAAGAGAAACGAGCTTCGGCCAACGCCAAAATGAACCAGCAAGCAGCTATAGCGGTTCAGAAGGCCGAGAAGATTCGCCAAACGGGACGAGTCCCAGGATCGAGTATCCTACGCTGCGGTGGCTGCTTCTGTGGACCGTAG
- the LOC100191495 gene encoding uncharacterized protein isoform X2 — MEYERIHQKAQPGALSPTKLRMKILGAHNRVRVITSNSSSRTSPAKTIEASQAQNRLLVCDVLEEDSADSTKHPSATNKTEAVEKVQKDPAVDISQVQNASTSSAAKPATGSSSMIQIHPLRPAEEDSTTECDSGLDNASTSSFEFHGVEKAAATQNPAAGYLSRQTSISSKWNDAEKWIVSRQNVSQKNNVAKGALQNQTVNQMSSAAARGAVVPKISARPVQKMKRVNPALSAPRSILERLSFASYQPKLVRHADVCPVSNAGANSEHHKATDTGSSIEVKPCNDTNDIPTVQSSVSVRDVGTEMTPIPSQEPSRTGTPLGSRTPTRSPNCSVPSTPVGGRSIASPPGEDCTDDGPFFHRKCGVHANELSDTETRLKTRQEIAALGIQLGKMNIATWASKEELELVSAAPSIADLERIRKEYAARAASYEEAENTKHTARFKKEEVKIEAWEGRQRAKIEYEMRRIE; from the exons CCTGGTGCTCTTTCTCCAACAAAGCTGAGGATGAAGATCCTGGGAGCCCACAATCGAGTTAGAGTCATCACCAGCAACTCGTCATCGCGGACGTCGCCTGCGAAAACCATCGAGGCTTCACAGGCGCAGAACAGGCTACTAGTTTGTGATGTTCTTGAAGAAG ACAGCGCAGATAGCACAAAACACCCGTCGGCAACTAACAAAACCGAAGCCGTAGAAAAGGTTCAAAAGGATCCAGCAGTGGACATCAGTCAAGTGCAGAACGCTTCCACCAGTTCGGCTGCTAAGCCAGCGACAGGCAGCTCGAGTATGATACAGATACACCCACTGAGACCCGCGGAAGAAGACAGCACTACCGAATGCGACAGTGGTCTCGACAACGCCAGCACTAGCAGCTTCGAGTTCCACGGAGTGGAGAAGGCGGCGGCGACGCAGAATCCAGCAGCCGGGTACTTGTCCAGGCAGACTTCCATTTCCTCCAAGTGGAATGACGCAGAGAAATGGATCGTGAGCCGCCAGAATGTCAGTCAGAAGAACAACGTCGCCAAGGGCGCGTTGCAGAACCAGACAGTAAACCAGATGAGCTCCGCCGCAGCCAGGGGCGCCGTTGTGCCCAAAATCTCTGCTCGTCCCGTGCAGAAAATGAAGAGAGTGAATCCAGCTTTGTCTGCTCCGCGCAGCATACTGGAGAGGTTGTCCTTCGCTTCGTATCAGCCTAAGTTGGTTAGGCATGCAGATGTCTGTCCAGTTAGTAACGCTGGTGCTAACTCAGAGCATCACAAGGCAACTGATACTGGTTCATCGATTGAAGTGAAGCCCTGCAACGATACGAATG ATATTCCAACAGTCCAGTCGTCGGTGTCCGTGAGAGATGTGGGCACAGAGATGACTCCAATACCTAGCCAGGAACCTTCAAGAACTGGAACTCCACTAGGGTCAAGGACACCAACTCGAAGCCCTAACTGTTCAGTACCGTCAACACCTGTAGGGGGGAGGTCAATAGCATCTCCTCCTGGAGAAGACTGCACAGACGATGGCCCATTTTTCCACAGGAAATGCGGCGTACATGCAAATGAATTGTCAGATACTGAGACGAGGCTTAAAACAAGGCAAGAAATCGCTGCGCTTGGCATACAGCTAGGAAAGATGAACATTGCTACGTGGGCCAGCAAAGAGGAGCTAGAGCTAGTCTCTGCGGCACCGAGCATCGCTGATTTGGAGCGCATCAGGAAGGAATATGCTGCTCGTGCTGCATCGTATGAGGAGGCAGAAAATACTAAACATACAGCAAG ATTCAAAAAAGAAGAGGTGAAGATTGAAGCTTGGGAGGGTCGTCAAAGAGCAAAAATTGAATATGAAATGAGAAGAATAGAG TAA